A genomic stretch from Bradyrhizobium quebecense includes:
- a CDS encoding GIY-YIG nuclease family protein — protein MGIYVYMLRCADNSYYVGSATGDDLAPRIEQHNAGTFPGYTYNRRPVVLVWSEYFERITDGIAAERQIKGWGRAKKEALIRSDWVTISQLAHRRGATPSPSS, from the coding sequence ATGGGCATCTACGTCTACATGCTTCGCTGCGCCGACAACTCGTACTATGTCGGCAGCGCAACGGGCGATGACCTTGCACCGCGCATCGAGCAGCACAACGCGGGCACCTTCCCCGGCTACACCTACAATCGGCGACCAGTCGTCCTCGTCTGGTCGGAGTACTTCGAGCGCATCACCGACGGCATCGCGGCAGAACGGCAGATCAAGGGCTGGGGCCGGGCGAAGAAGGAAGCGCTGATCCGATCGGATTGGGTTACGATCAGCCAACTGGCCCATCG
- a CDS encoding pyridoxal-phosphate-dependent aminotransferase family protein translates to MTVRAGREFLAIPGPTTMPDQVLQAMHRPALDIYSAEMFELTESLLRDLSKLFATMGKSYIYIANGHGAWEATLSNVLSRGDKVLVLESGRFAIGWGQAAAAMGADVEVLKGDWRRAIRPAEVEERLRRDKEHKIKAILAVQVDTASGAYNDIEAIGKAIKAAGHPALFMVDTVASLGCMPFEMDKWYVDVAMSGSQKGLMTPPGLGFVAANDRAWDAHKKADLRTPYWDWTEREGSEHYRKYAGTAPVHLLFALREAINMLHAEGLENAFERHRLLGEAVRRAVAVWGEGQVLGFNIAEPAERSNTVTTVTVKGADPAAIQRYAKEKCGVVLGTGIGDLQGQAFRIAHMGHVNAPMILGTLGVVEVALTALNIPHGKAGADAAIQWLGENVKA, encoded by the coding sequence ATGACCGTTCGCGCGGGCCGGGAATTTCTGGCCATCCCCGGGCCCACCACGATGCCTGATCAGGTGCTGCAGGCGATGCATCGCCCGGCGCTCGATATCTACTCCGCCGAGATGTTCGAACTGACCGAAAGCCTGCTGCGCGATCTCTCGAAGCTGTTCGCCACCATGGGCAAATCCTACATCTACATCGCCAACGGCCACGGCGCCTGGGAGGCGACGCTCTCCAACGTGTTGTCGCGCGGCGACAAGGTGCTGGTGCTGGAGAGCGGGCGCTTCGCGATCGGCTGGGGCCAGGCGGCGGCCGCGATGGGCGCCGATGTCGAGGTGCTGAAGGGCGACTGGCGCCGCGCGATCCGCCCGGCTGAGGTCGAGGAGCGGCTGCGCCGCGACAAGGAGCACAAGATCAAGGCGATCCTCGCGGTGCAGGTCGACACCGCGTCCGGCGCCTATAACGACATCGAGGCGATCGGCAAGGCGATCAAGGCCGCGGGCCATCCCGCGCTGTTCATGGTCGATACCGTCGCCTCGCTCGGCTGCATGCCGTTCGAGATGGACAAATGGTATGTCGACGTTGCGATGTCCGGCTCGCAGAAGGGCCTGATGACGCCGCCCGGCCTCGGCTTCGTCGCCGCCAATGACCGCGCCTGGGACGCGCACAAGAAGGCCGACCTGCGCACGCCGTATTGGGACTGGACCGAACGCGAGGGCTCTGAGCACTACCGCAAATATGCCGGCACCGCGCCGGTGCATCTGTTGTTCGCGCTGCGCGAGGCGATCAACATGCTGCACGCCGAGGGCCTGGAGAATGCCTTCGAACGGCACCGGCTGCTCGGCGAAGCCGTGCGCCGCGCCGTCGCCGTCTGGGGCGAGGGCCAGGTGCTCGGCTTCAACATCGCCGAGCCCGCCGAGCGCTCCAACACGGTGACGACCGTGACCGTGAAGGGCGCCGATCCCGCCGCGATCCAGCGCTATGCCAAGGAGAAGTGCGGCGTGGTGCTCGGCACCGGCATCGGCGACCTGCAGGGTCAGGCCTTCCGCATCGCGCATATGGGCCACGTCAACGCGCCGATGATCCTCGGCACGCTCGGCGTCGTCGAAGTCGCGCTCACCGCGCTGAATATCCCGCACGGCAAGGCCGGCGCCGACGCCGCCATCCAGTGGCTCGGCGAGAACGTGAAGGCGTAA
- a CDS encoding LssY C-terminal domain-containing protein has protein sequence MTDIEINPPAARRRKRVRYLQLLLFVLVTYLIAAYLVLPALWTHYEHQKGLANLPMVTRTAQGIPGDPMNVGLIGDTKDVVCAMHEAGWFPADPVTLKSSIEIVGSVLLDRPYKDAPVSNLFYLGRREDLAFERPVGSSADRRNHVRFWRVLDQGQEKRPVWLGAATLDRSVGISRYTGAVTHHIAADLDAERALLATDLESAGMVTAKYQVTGIGPTFDGHNGGGDLYYTDGEIWVMRLVEACRKNDGTVEQIPSPAATEFKDQIWRAVVETIDK, from the coding sequence GTGACTGACATCGAAATCAACCCGCCTGCGGCGCGCCGTCGCAAACGCGTGCGCTATCTGCAGCTGCTGCTGTTCGTCCTGGTCACCTATCTGATCGCGGCCTATCTGGTGCTGCCGGCGCTGTGGACGCATTACGAGCACCAGAAGGGCCTCGCCAATCTGCCGATGGTGACCCGCACAGCGCAGGGCATTCCCGGCGACCCCATGAATGTCGGGCTGATCGGCGACACCAAGGACGTGGTCTGCGCGATGCACGAGGCCGGCTGGTTCCCGGCCGATCCGGTCACGCTGAAATCCTCGATCGAAATCGTAGGCAGCGTGCTGCTCGACCGTCCCTACAAGGATGCGCCGGTGAGCAACCTGTTCTATCTCGGCCGCCGCGAGGACCTCGCCTTCGAACGGCCGGTCGGATCGAGCGCGGATCGCCGCAACCATGTCCGTTTCTGGCGGGTGCTCGATCAGGGTCAGGAGAAGCGCCCGGTGTGGCTTGGCGCTGCGACGCTCGACCGCAGTGTCGGCATCAGTCGCTACACCGGCGCGGTGACGCATCATATCGCCGCCGACCTCGACGCCGAGCGCGCGCTGCTCGCGACCGATCTCGAATCCGCCGGCATGGTCACCGCGAAATACCAGGTCACCGGCATCGGCCCGACCTTCGACGGGCATAATGGCGGCGGCGACCTCTATTACACCGACGGTGAAATCTGGGTGATGCGGCTGGTCGAGGCCTGCCGCAAGAACGACGGGACCGTCGAGCAGATTCCAAGCCCCGCCGCGACCGAGTTCAAGGACCAGATCTGGCGTGCTGTGGTCGAGACCATCGACAAATAA
- a CDS encoding thermonuclease family protein, producing the protein MLKTLLTAGLLLSLPTLAVAADVTGVPKIRDGDQLMIGSVKIRLGGIDAPSTDQLCLNTKGERWTCGVAARDELIKHAGNKSWTCHARSVDRRGRTIARCEVDGEDIQKWMVSNGWALAYTRISHDYEPDEKAAREAKAGMWQGAFIAPWDWRVRNKKTTVLGTVKVPESAHSILLASASGPVAPSPDCTIKGNVNRSGECIFHQPTSRWYAKIEMKISKGTRWFCSVEEAEAAGCRETRR; encoded by the coding sequence ATGCTCAAGACGCTGCTCACTGCTGGCCTGCTGCTGTCGCTGCCGACGCTGGCTGTCGCCGCCGACGTCACCGGCGTGCCGAAGATCCGCGACGGCGACCAGCTCATGATCGGCAGCGTCAAGATCCGGCTCGGCGGGATCGACGCGCCGTCGACCGACCAGCTCTGCCTCAACACCAAGGGCGAGCGCTGGACCTGCGGCGTCGCCGCGCGCGACGAGCTGATCAAGCATGCCGGCAACAAGAGCTGGACCTGTCACGCGCGTTCGGTCGATCGCCGCGGCCGCACCATTGCGCGCTGCGAGGTCGACGGCGAGGACATCCAGAAATGGATGGTCAGCAATGGCTGGGCGCTGGCCTACACCCGCATCTCGCATGACTACGAGCCGGACGAGAAGGCGGCGCGCGAGGCCAAGGCAGGGATGTGGCAGGGCGCATTCATCGCGCCGTGGGACTGGCGCGTGCGCAACAAGAAGACCACCGTGCTCGGCACCGTGAAAGTGCCGGAGAGTGCACACTCGATCCTGCTCGCCTCGGCCTCCGGCCCGGTGGCGCCCTCGCCCGACTGCACCATCAAGGGCAACGTCAACCGCTCCGGCGAATGCATCTTTCACCAGCCGACCAGCCGCTGGTACGCCAAGATCGAGATGAAGATCAGCAAGGGCACGCGCTGGTTCTGCTCGGTCGAGGAAGCCGAAGCCGCCGGCTGCCGTGAGACGCGGCGCTAA
- a CDS encoding caspase family protein: MNLRQLHISRRTIAVCVAVAGTVSLAIGAHAALNKRTPDVARETVAGAVTAGQTGSIAGGSSRLALVIGNGHYPDAAAPLAQPINDARTLSSALRREGFDVDVVEDATKDDMFRAVERMKAKIRPDTVVMLFFGGYGVQVGRESYMIPVDATIWKEADVKRTGVSVESVLDAMKERGAKAKLVVLDASRRNPYERRFRAFSHGLAPISPPENTIVLTSATPGKVADDSKAPNSVLVSELINNLNAQAGAETAFNKTRVAISRASEGEQVPSVSSSLLEDIKLGG; this comes from the coding sequence ATGAACCTTAGGCAGCTTCATATTTCCCGTCGCACCATCGCCGTCTGCGTGGCGGTGGCCGGCACGGTGTCGCTGGCGATTGGCGCCCATGCCGCGCTCAACAAGCGAACACCGGATGTTGCCAGGGAGACTGTCGCAGGCGCCGTCACCGCCGGGCAGACCGGCAGCATTGCGGGCGGCTCCTCCCGCCTCGCGCTGGTCATCGGCAACGGCCATTACCCGGACGCTGCGGCGCCTTTGGCCCAGCCGATCAACGATGCCCGCACCCTGTCGTCGGCGCTGCGCCGCGAGGGCTTTGACGTCGACGTGGTCGAGGACGCGACCAAGGACGACATGTTCCGCGCGGTCGAGCGCATGAAGGCCAAGATCCGGCCCGACACCGTCGTGATGCTGTTCTTCGGCGGCTACGGCGTGCAGGTCGGCCGCGAGAGCTACATGATCCCGGTCGATGCCACGATCTGGAAGGAAGCCGACGTCAAGCGCACCGGCGTCAGCGTCGAGTCCGTGCTCGATGCGATGAAAGAGCGTGGCGCCAAGGCCAAGCTCGTCGTGCTCGATGCCTCGCGCCGCAATCCCTATGAGCGCCGCTTCCGTGCGTTCTCGCACGGCCTCGCCCCGATCAGCCCGCCGGAGAATACGATCGTGCTGACTTCGGCGACGCCGGGCAAGGTCGCCGACGATTCCAAGGCGCCGAACAGCGTGCTGGTCTCCGAGCTCATCAACAACCTCAACGCCCAGGCCGGCGCCGAGACCGCCTTCAACAAGACCCGCGTCGCGATCTCCCGCGCAAGCGAAGGCGAGCAGGTGCCGAGCGTATCGTCCTCGCTGCTGGAAGACATCAAGCTCGGCGGCTGA
- a CDS encoding efflux RND transporter periplasmic adaptor subunit yields the protein MSLRLERFMGFAEFIIGPRVARTRWLYPSYGPSIVVALLLLAASPALAAGEADAVPKGAAVTVLKASKFCFGNIVEVSGIVLPRDEQQIRPDRFGLKVAEVKADPGDTVTAGQVLARLTDGTNAINLTAPVAGTISASSAIVGAPASGKDALFSIIARNEYDLVGMVPTRDIAKLKTEQTARLKIIGAGEMDGKVRTIAPTIEPNSQLGQVFVGIASNKRLLVNSSGRAQIKTGQSCGVAVPLTAILYSTAGTVVQVVRGGRVETRRVETGLMSAGQVEIRDGIQEGDIVVARAGALLREGDPVRPVGASADAK from the coding sequence ATGAGTTTGAGGCTCGAGCGATTCATGGGTTTCGCGGAGTTTATCATCGGGCCGCGCGTTGCGCGGACCCGTTGGCTCTACCCATCCTACGGACCGTCGATTGTCGTCGCGCTGCTTCTGCTCGCGGCTTCTCCCGCGCTTGCCGCGGGCGAGGCCGACGCGGTGCCGAAGGGCGCGGCGGTGACGGTGTTGAAGGCCTCGAAATTCTGCTTCGGCAATATCGTCGAGGTCTCGGGCATCGTGCTGCCGCGCGACGAGCAGCAGATCCGGCCCGATCGGTTCGGGCTGAAGGTGGCGGAGGTGAAGGCCGATCCCGGCGACACCGTCACCGCGGGCCAGGTGCTGGCGCGGCTGACCGACGGCACCAACGCGATCAACCTCACGGCGCCGGTGGCGGGCACGATCTCGGCGTCCTCGGCGATCGTCGGCGCGCCGGCCTCCGGCAAGGACGCGCTGTTCTCGATCATCGCCAGAAACGAATACGACCTGGTCGGCATGGTGCCGACCCGCGACATCGCCAAGCTGAAGACCGAGCAGACCGCGCGGCTGAAGATCATCGGCGCCGGCGAGATGGACGGCAAGGTGCGGACGATCGCGCCGACCATCGAGCCGAACAGCCAGCTCGGACAGGTGTTCGTCGGCATCGCCTCCAACAAGCGCCTGCTGGTGAATTCGAGCGGGCGGGCGCAGATCAAGACCGGGCAGAGCTGCGGCGTCGCGGTGCCGCTGACCGCGATCCTCTATTCCACCGCCGGCACTGTGGTGCAGGTGGTGCGCGGCGGCCGCGTCGAGACGCGGCGGGTCGAGACCGGGTTGATGTCGGCCGGCCAGGTCGAGATCCGCGACGGCATCCAGGAAGGCGACATCGTCGTCGCCCGCGCCGGCGCGCTGCTGCGCGAGGGCGATCCGGTGCGGCCGGTGGGTGCCAGCGCGGACGCGAAGTAG
- a CDS encoding alpha/beta fold hydrolase — MTGLDGTHAAASVVALHCSLGSGRQWTKLAGALGGTPFMAPDISGYGVAACGRDWPRTLDGEIARLEPWLAKANAPIHLIGHSYGGAIAFRLATASPYAQRIRSLTLIEPILPTLLRDGSADVRLYDRFARIAQVVSQDIFDGAALEAVEAFTAFWAGSGPREQFSPSGRLRMIEQADKLPYDFNAALDLDGVAAAARALRVPTLLVSGGLSPYVTQRIVAKLAAIIDGAEMRHLPAAGHMLPVTHAERVNPEILRHIWRAEELAKLELAACAGPTEAAATTAQPAGSARPHLIFRRPSFWE; from the coding sequence ATGACAGGTTTGGACGGGACGCACGCGGCGGCGTCGGTGGTGGCGTTGCACTGCTCGCTGGGATCGGGACGGCAATGGACGAAGCTTGCGGGCGCGCTCGGGGGCACGCCGTTCATGGCGCCGGATATTTCCGGCTATGGCGTCGCCGCCTGCGGGCGCGACTGGCCGCGGACGCTGGATGGCGAGATCGCGCGGCTCGAGCCCTGGCTCGCCAAGGCCAACGCGCCGATCCATCTGATCGGGCATTCCTATGGCGGGGCGATCGCGTTTCGGCTGGCGACGGCATCGCCTTATGCGCAGCGCATCCGCAGCCTGACGCTGATCGAGCCGATCCTTCCGACATTGCTGCGCGACGGCTCCGCAGACGTGCGGCTGTACGACCGCTTCGCGCGGATCGCGCAGGTGGTGTCGCAGGATATTTTCGACGGCGCGGCGCTGGAGGCGGTCGAGGCGTTCACCGCGTTCTGGGCCGGCTCCGGCCCGCGCGAGCAGTTCTCGCCGAGCGGGCGGCTGCGGATGATCGAGCAGGCCGACAAGCTGCCCTACGATTTCAACGCCGCGCTCGATCTCGACGGCGTGGCGGCGGCCGCGCGTGCCTTGCGGGTGCCGACGCTGCTGGTGTCGGGCGGGCTGTCGCCCTATGTGACGCAGCGCATCGTCGCAAAACTCGCCGCGATCATTGACGGCGCCGAGATGCGGCATCTGCCGGCGGCCGGCCACATGCTGCCGGTGACGCATGCCGAGCGGGTCAATCCGGAGATCCTGCGGCACATCTGGCGTGCCGAGGAGCTGGCGAAGCTGGAGCTGGCGGCGTGTGCCGGGCCAACTGAGGCGGCTGCCACGACGGCGCAGCCGGCTGGCTCGGCGAGGCCGCATCTGATATTCAGGAGGCCCTCATTTTGGGAATAG
- a CDS encoding cold-shock protein, whose protein sequence is MATGTVKWFNGQKGFGFIEPSDGSKDVFVHISAVERAGLTGLAEGQKVSFELKTDKMRGKTSAENLQIV, encoded by the coding sequence ATGGCGACAGGTACTGTGAAGTGGTTCAACGGTCAGAAGGGCTTTGGTTTCATCGAGCCGAGCGATGGCAGCAAGGATGTGTTCGTTCACATCAGCGCAGTCGAGCGTGCCGGTCTGACTGGCCTGGCTGAAGGCCAGAAGGTCTCGTTCGAGCTGAAGACCGACAAGATGCGCGGCAAGACCAGCGCCGAGAATCTTCAGATCGTCTGA
- a CDS encoding adenylate/guanylate cyclase domain-containing protein, with translation MNGAPDKGKNWFLRGGLFAKYVLALVGLVVFVLAVNGALETWISYRGIKSTLTDAMSEKADATAKHIAQSISDLERQISWVTRASSNTIELRRADYAQLLGQVPAVNQLTLINGQGREVLRLSRQTYTLNSNADFSRDLRFTEAVERGTAYAPAYFRDERPYMSIGEQHSGFNAGVTVAEIDLRFLNDYFGDSQVGRTAYAYLVDAKGRVLASSSKGPEVGKDLAALPQVAAVLSASGRRIASGKDVDGNAVLTTATAAPDLGWHVFVEQPTAQALSPIRDQLVRIALLIALGLVVAIIAGTILARRMLVPITALRTGARRLGAGDFGHRIEVKTADELEELAGQFNSMASQLAETYSDLEGKVRERTRDLAQSINELKVLEEVGRAVASSLDLNAVLPTIAARALEITHADAVLIYGYDATSRSFNLTQSIGIDAEAEGHHRAIDAANSPLAEAATKGEPLAFPDLATRAFSSEVDTGSREENASEQESSADHPLRDVVVGAGFHSVLVVPLVDQQGVLGSLVVLRKSAGDFPASLIGLMKTFAHQAVLAMRNARLFTEVDQKSHALEQANATVREQADKLRQQTEELTDWNKSLEARVETQLTEIERIRKLERFLAPQVAQLIASSDGHEGLLDSHRREVTVVFCDLRGFTAFTEATEPEEAMNVLREYHAALGKLIFKYEGTLDRYAGDGVMILFNAPIQLADHTLRAVKMAVEMRDTIGALTEKWRNRGHSLGFGIGIALGYATLGQVGFEQRLEYAAIGSVTNLASRLCGEAKAGQIVVSRRVYGMVEPHVEGRAIDDLVLKGFNHPILAAEILRWKGEPSAEAAAE, from the coding sequence ATGAACGGGGCACCGGACAAGGGCAAGAACTGGTTCCTGCGCGGCGGCCTGTTCGCCAAATACGTCCTCGCGCTGGTCGGCCTCGTCGTGTTCGTGCTGGCGGTCAACGGCGCCCTCGAGACCTGGATCAGCTACCGCGGCATCAAGAGCACGCTGACGGATGCGATGAGCGAGAAGGCGGACGCCACCGCCAAGCACATCGCGCAATCGATTTCCGATCTCGAGCGGCAGATCTCCTGGGTGACCCGCGCGTCTTCCAACACCATCGAGCTGCGCCGCGCCGATTATGCCCAGCTGCTCGGCCAGGTGCCGGCGGTGAACCAGCTCACCCTGATCAACGGCCAGGGCCGCGAGGTGCTGCGGCTGTCGCGCCAGACCTACACGCTGAATTCCAACGCCGACTTCTCTCGCGACCTCCGCTTCACCGAAGCTGTCGAGCGCGGCACCGCCTACGCGCCGGCGTACTTTCGCGACGAGCGGCCGTATATGTCGATCGGCGAGCAGCATTCCGGCTTCAACGCCGGCGTCACCGTCGCCGAGATCGACCTGCGCTTCCTTAACGACTATTTCGGCGATTCCCAGGTCGGCCGCACCGCCTATGCCTATCTCGTCGACGCCAAGGGCCGCGTGCTGGCGAGCTCGTCGAAGGGCCCCGAGGTCGGCAAGGACCTTGCCGCGCTGCCGCAGGTCGCGGCGGTGCTGTCGGCGAGCGGCAGACGGATCGCCTCCGGCAAGGATGTCGACGGCAACGCGGTGCTGACGACTGCGACAGCAGCGCCGGACCTCGGCTGGCACGTCTTTGTCGAGCAGCCGACCGCGCAGGCGCTCTCCCCGATCCGCGACCAGCTGGTGCGCATTGCGCTCTTGATCGCGCTCGGCCTCGTGGTCGCGATCATCGCCGGCACGATCCTCGCGCGGCGCATGCTGGTGCCGATCACCGCCCTGCGCACCGGCGCGCGGCGATTAGGGGCCGGCGATTTCGGCCACCGCATCGAGGTGAAGACCGCGGATGAGCTAGAGGAACTCGCCGGGCAATTCAACAGCATGGCCTCGCAGCTTGCCGAGACCTATTCCGACCTCGAAGGCAAGGTGAGGGAGCGCACGCGCGATCTCGCGCAATCGATCAACGAGCTGAAGGTGCTGGAGGAGGTCGGCCGCGCGGTGGCGTCCTCGCTCGACCTCAACGCCGTGCTGCCGACGATCGCCGCCCGCGCGCTCGAGATCACCCATGCCGACGCCGTGCTGATCTATGGCTATGACGCGACGAGCCGCAGCTTCAACCTGACGCAATCGATCGGCATCGACGCCGAGGCCGAGGGCCATCACCGCGCGATCGACGCCGCGAACAGCCCGCTCGCCGAGGCCGCGACGAAGGGCGAGCCGCTGGCGTTTCCCGATCTCGCCACTAGAGCGTTTTCGAGCGAAGTGGATACCGGTTCGCGTGAAGAAAACGCGTCAGAACAAGAATCCAGTGCCGATCATCCGCTGCGCGATGTCGTGGTCGGCGCCGGCTTCCACTCCGTGCTGGTGGTGCCGCTGGTCGATCAACAGGGCGTGCTCGGTTCGCTGGTGGTGCTGCGCAAGTCGGCCGGCGATTTCCCCGCGAGCCTGATCGGCCTGATGAAGACTTTTGCGCACCAGGCGGTGCTGGCGATGCGCAATGCGCGGCTGTTCACTGAAGTGGACCAGAAGAGCCACGCGCTGGAGCAGGCCAACGCCACCGTGCGCGAGCAGGCGGACAAGCTCAGGCAGCAGACCGAAGAGCTCACCGACTGGAACAAGTCGCTGGAGGCACGCGTCGAGACCCAGCTCACGGAGATCGAACGCATCCGCAAGCTCGAGCGATTCCTGGCGCCGCAGGTGGCGCAGCTGATCGCCTCCTCCGATGGCCATGAGGGGCTGCTCGACAGCCACCGCCGCGAGGTCACGGTCGTGTTCTGCGACCTGCGCGGCTTCACCGCCTTCACCGAGGCGACCGAACCGGAAGAGGCGATGAACGTGCTGCGCGAATACCACGCAGCGCTCGGCAAGCTGATCTTCAAGTACGAGGGCACGCTCGACCGCTATGCCGGCGACGGCGTGATGATCCTGTTCAACGCGCCGATCCAACTCGCCGACCATACGCTGCGCGCGGTGAAGATGGCGGTCGAGATGCGCGACACCATCGGCGCGCTGACCGAGAAGTGGCGCAACCGCGGGCACAGCCTCGGCTTCGGCATCGGCATCGCGCTCGGCTATGCCACGCTCGGCCAGGTCGGTTTCGAGCAGCGGCTGGAATATGCCGCGATCGGCAGCGTCACCAACCTCGCCTCCCGCCTGTGCGGCGAGGCCAAGGCCGGCCAGATCGTGGTGAGCCGCCGCGTCTACGGCATGGTCGAACCGCACGTCGAAGGCCGCGCCATCGACGACCTCGTGCTGAAGGGTTTCAATCACCCGATCCTCGCCGCGGAGATTTTGCGCTGGAAGGGCGAGCCGTCAGCGGAAGCGGCAGCGGAGTAG
- a CDS encoding AsmA family protein: MRALKFAGAAIAAVIVIIALVAAVGIPSSFLTSAITERVERETGYTLSINGGARIGLWPTANLTLREVVLQDPREREANNRFAADRVEVEMTLSSLWSGQPDITDLVIVKPVINLPLQRERTRDHNPPAKSSASDSGGLTIRHVSVSGATIVFSNVRDRVENRIETLNADATIGNDRKIVVTGSASTSDKPLKFEIRATAPQAPLERQNVPAEFNIDAPGLLPAAIKANAEVRLNGTVVMFNGVSGTLGDGGFTGWASVDFASNKPLVKLDLDFQRISMALTPSQPDAAQALGTNIWSNATIDLGGLNYVDAQVRISTAELVIGDGRFAQASIDASVDSGVLKARLADLGAYEGTANGDVTIDARTTTPTYALRLDLAGVRALPVLKSLAEFDKLDGTMQAKIALTSQGSSARAIVGNLGGTAFVVFQDGKILGLNVAQMIRNLTTGTLSGWQQGQELSTDLSQLSASFKLDKGQAVTTDLNLIGPLVKMTGVGTVDLNTRQIGFRVEPQLVMTTEGQGRTGNPVGLGIPVMIEGPWVSPRIYPEMQGILDNPQAAYAKLKEMGKGLFGANGQGLSQGLNGLTNLLNGLQGGGTATQPGTGQAPGGATAGQNNPLGGQLGDTIGNLLQQGLSTLNQGNSSRPSRSLAQPTPDAPPAATPPPSPPPADTAEQHDNPAMNDVLRQLFNR, from the coding sequence ATGAGAGCACTGAAATTCGCCGGGGCCGCCATCGCTGCCGTGATCGTGATCATCGCGCTGGTGGCCGCGGTCGGGATCCCGTCCTCGTTCCTCACATCGGCCATCACCGAGCGGGTCGAGCGGGAGACCGGCTACACACTCAGCATCAATGGCGGCGCCAGGATTGGCCTCTGGCCGACCGCCAATCTGACGCTGCGCGAGGTCGTGTTGCAGGATCCGCGGGAGCGCGAGGCCAACAACCGGTTCGCAGCTGATCGGGTCGAGGTCGAGATGACGCTGTCGAGCCTGTGGTCGGGCCAGCCCGACATCACCGACCTCGTGATCGTCAAGCCGGTGATCAATCTGCCGCTGCAGCGCGAGCGCACCCGCGACCACAATCCGCCGGCGAAGTCTTCTGCGTCCGACAGCGGCGGCCTCACGATCCGGCATGTCAGCGTCAGCGGCGCCACCATCGTGTTCTCCAATGTGCGCGACCGGGTCGAGAACCGGATCGAGACGCTCAATGCCGATGCGACCATCGGCAACGACCGCAAGATCGTCGTCACGGGGAGTGCGAGCACCAGTGACAAGCCGCTGAAGTTCGAGATCCGCGCGACCGCGCCGCAGGCACCGCTGGAACGCCAAAACGTGCCGGCCGAATTCAACATCGACGCACCTGGCCTGTTGCCCGCGGCGATCAAGGCGAATGCGGAAGTGCGCCTGAACGGCACGGTGGTGATGTTCAACGGCGTGTCGGGCACGCTCGGCGATGGCGGCTTCACCGGTTGGGCCTCGGTCGACTTCGCCAGCAACAAGCCGCTGGTGAAGCTCGATCTCGACTTCCAGCGCATCTCGATGGCGCTGACGCCGAGCCAGCCCGATGCCGCGCAGGCGCTGGGCACCAACATTTGGAGCAACGCAACGATCGATCTTGGCGGGCTCAATTATGTGGACGCGCAGGTGCGCATCTCGACGGCGGAGCTCGTGATCGGCGACGGCCGCTTTGCGCAGGCGTCGATCGATGCATCTGTTGACAGCGGCGTGCTGAAGGCCCGCCTCGCCGATCTCGGCGCCTATGAGGGCACCGCCAATGGCGACGTCACGATCGATGCGAGAACCACCACTCCGACCTACGCGTTGCGACTCGACCTCGCCGGCGTGCGCGCGCTGCCGGTGCTGAAGAGCCTCGCCGAGTTCGACAAGCTCGACGGCACGATGCAGGCGAAGATCGCGCTGACCTCGCAGGGCAGCAGTGCACGCGCGATCGTCGGCAATCTCGGCGGCACGGCCTTCGTCGTGTTCCAGGACGGCAAGATCCTCGGCCTCAACGTCGCGCAGATGATCCGCAACCTCACCACCGGCACCTTGTCGGGCTGGCAGCAGGGCCAGGAGCTGTCGACCGATCTCAGCCAGCTCTCGGCTTCGTTCAAGCTTGACAAGGGTCAGGCCGTCACCACCGACCTCAATTTGATCGGCCCGCTGGTGAAGATGACCGGGGTCGGCACCGTCGATCTCAACACCCGCCAGATCGGGTTCCGCGTCGAGCCGCAGCTCGTGATGACCACCGAAGGCCAGGGCCGCACCGGCAATCCGGTCGGCCTCGGCATCCCCGTGATGATCGAGGGGCCCTGGGTGTCCCCGCGGATCTATCCGGAGATGCAGGGCATCCTCGACAATCCCCAGGCCGCCTATGCCAAGCTCAAGGAGATGGGCAAGGGTTTGTTCGGCGCGAACGGCCAGGGGCTGAGCCAAGGTCTGAATGGACTGACCAACCTCCTCAACGGCCTGCAGGGCGGTGGGACCGCCACACAGCCCGGCACGGGCCAGGCGCCTGGCGGTGCGACCGCCGGCCAGAACAACCCGCTCGGCGGGCAGCTCGGCGACACCATCGGTAACCTGCTGCAGCAGGGCCTCTCCACCCTGAATCAGGGCAACTCCTCCCGGCCGAGCCGCAGCCTCGCCCAACCCACTCCGGACGCGCCGCCGGCCGCCACGCCACCGCCCTCCCCTCCGCCGGCCGACACCGCCGAGCAGCACGACAATCCCGCGATGAACGACGTGCTGCGACAGCTGTTCAACCGCTGA